The Poriferisphaera corsica DNA segment TCCCCGAATTGCCGCTATCGCCATCACCCAATAACACGTTTAATCTGAAATTCAGCCCATACTAACTTAAGAACGTTCCCATCCACTTCGTCCCCGGGATCGGCAACCCCTTAGCGCCAAATAGACGACGCAATTCCGATTTACTGGACGCCGGCCCCACCGCAATCACCGTATCACCCTCCATAATCACCGAATCAGCACCCGGCACAAACACTTCCTTGTCACGCTGCAACGCAGCCAACAAGCAATGCCCCGGGAATTTGATTTCCGACAGCGGCTTCCCAATCACCTTGCTCGCATCCCCCGGCACCTTAATCTCATAAATCTCCGCAATCCCCTCCGACAGCGACCCCAATCGCTTCACCGGCCCCGGCTCTATGAGTCGTTGTATCTCCGTGACCGCTGTTGATCTCGGGCTGAACGCTTTATCAATCCCAATATGTCTAAGCAAGTGTAAGTACGTCGGCCGCTGCAAAACCGCAATCGCCTGCGCCACACCCATCGACTTCGCCCGCGCCGCAGCAAGAATGTTCGTCTCCTCATCATCCGTCATCGCAACAAACGCATCCGCCAAATCCACGCGCTCATCTTTCAGCGCATCCGTATTCACCGCATCCGCATTCAGCACCGTCACCCAATCCAATTTTTCACTCAGTTCTTCCGCTCGCGCCCGGTCAGTTTCAAACAAACGAATCGAGAATCCGCGGTGTTTCAATACGCGGCATAACCAAACCGACTGCCCTGTACCACCCATGATGATGATCCGTCGCCGCTTGTCCGTTGTGGTCTGAAACACCTTTCGGATCTTCTCAAACGAGTTCGTGTCCCCGATAATCGTCAGAATATCATGCGCCTCGATCACCGTGTCCGCATCAGGAATTGACGGGTATCCAAAATGCTCAACAGCCGCAACTCTTGCAGCGCCCGGTAGTTGTATATCTCGCAACTTCAAGCCCGCCGCCTTCGAATCCTCCGACACCGGCAACTGCTGCATCTCCACTTTCCCCTTGGCGAACTGCTCAACAGCCAACGCGCCAGGGTTTCTGAGCGTCGATGCGATCGCATGGGCTGTCGCGTATTCAGGGCAGACCATATGGTCGACGCCAAGGTGCTTGGCGTAGGCGAAACTGTTC contains these protein-coding regions:
- the trkA gene encoding Trk system potassium transporter TrkA produces the protein MNIVICGAGEVGRHSAEVLAKARNNITVIDQSPEKLAELDDVMDVRSLLGNATQADILLEAGTAKADLFIAATSSDEINLLAASIAKGVGATTCIARVHHSAFFEQNSFAYAKHLGVDHMVCPEYATAHAIASTLRNPGALAVEQFAKGKVEMQQLPVSEDSKAAGLKLRDIQLPGAARVAAVEHFGYPSIPDADTVIEAHDILTIIGDTNSFEKIRKVFQTTTDKRRRIIIMGGTGQSVWLCRVLKHRGFSIRLFETDRARAEELSEKLDWVTVLNADAVNTDALKDERVDLADAFVAMTDDEETNILAAARAKSMGVAQAIAVLQRPTYLHLLRHIGIDKAFSPRSTAVTEIQRLIEPGPVKRLGSLSEGIAEIYEIKVPGDASKVIGKPLSEIKFPGHCLLAALQRDKEVFVPGADSVIMEGDTVIAVGPASSKSELRRLFGAKGLPIPGTKWMGTFLS